CGAGATGTGGCGCGGTGGCGTTAGGTTTGGCATATCGGTTGCCGCCTCTTTCGATCGGCGGTGCCTTACTGTCCGGACCATGACTCCGTTTCCACATCCCGCTCATCGAACCGTACGTGCAGATTTCCCGCATACGGCTCTCTTTCAGTGCATCAGACCTTCGCGTTCGACAAGTTCATGCGTGGCGACGTGAGGCGTATCAGTCCCCATTTCTCATGAAGACATTGGTCGGAGTACTGGCGGTACCCCGTTCCCTTGCGGCCTTGTTTTCGCATCAACCAGATTCGTAGCCGTCGTCGGGTGTAGTCCTGTACAAGTCGATAACTGGAAGACACCGGCCCTTGGTTAAAGTAGCCAGCCCAGCCTCGAAGCAGCGGATTGAGTTCGTCAATCCGTGAGGACACATCCTTGTTGAACCATCGCGACGACGTAGCGTCGTGGACTTTCCGAAGTACGCTCTTGATGGCCTTCTTCGATGGAGCCGAACCCCAGTACGGGCGCCCGTCCTTGCCAAAGAAGCGGCCGACGGTGTAACCGAGAAAATCGAAGCGCTCGGCCGGCAATCGAACCAGCCGGGTCTTCTTCTCGTTGACCGTCAACCCCAGTTGCGTCATCAAGTGGCGCACCACCTCCAGCGCTCGCTCGCCTCGTCCTGACGGACAGAGGATCACGAAGTCGTCTGCGTAGTTGACCACCTCGGCACCCAGTTCTTGTGCGTATCCGAAGCGATGCCACGCCAGCATGAAGCGCCGGAAATACAGGTTGGCCAGAAGGGGCGAAATGATGCCGCCTTGCGGCGTGCCGCGATGATGGCTTTTCGCCTCGGTGCTGATGCGTACGCCCTGTGGCCTACGCTCCATCACCGCCGCATCCAGCCACCGTCGAATCATCGCCAGCAACGTGCCGTCGGCGATCCGACGGGCGACACAACGCATCAGGTCGCCGTGGGGAATGGTGTTGAAATAA
This genomic stretch from Rhodanobacter thiooxydans harbors:
- the ltrA gene encoding group II intron reverse transcriptase/maturase encodes the protein MSLGTSPEKVRTLQTALQAKAKAEPTARFHSLWDKVCRTDVLDEAYRRCRANHGAPGSDGERFEHIEDHGRGCWLERLQQELRAKSYRPMPLLRVWIPKANGGERPLGIPTIRDRVVQMAVLLVIGPIFDEDLSPRQFGFRPGRDAKMALRCIHFGITQRGAREVVDADLSDYFNTIPHGDLMRCVARRIADGTLLAMIRRWLDAAVMERRPQGVRISTEAKSHHRGTPQGGIISPLLANLYFRRFMLAWHRFGYAQELGAEVVNYADDFVILCPSGRGERALEVVRHLMTQLGLTVNEKKTRLVRLPAERFDFLGYTVGRFFGKDGRPYWGSAPSKKAIKSVLRKVHDATSSRWFNKDVSSRIDELNPLLRGWAGYFNQGPVSSSYRLVQDYTRRRLRIWLMRKQGRKGTGYRQYSDQCLHEKWGLIRLTSPRMNLSNAKV